A region of Denticeps clupeoides chromosome 19, fDenClu1.1, whole genome shotgun sequence DNA encodes the following proteins:
- the LOC114769303 gene encoding pannexin-1-like, with protein sequence MAIAHVATEFVFSDFVLKDPPDAARYRTVRLELSLDKLTSCVAVALPLVLISLAFAQEVSVGTQISCFSPSNFSWRQAMYVDSFCWAAVQTQHLTSGDVAGLPLWLHKFFPYVLLLVAVCVYSPALLWRLLAAPALFSDLTFILQELDRCYNRAINLASKVVTSDTYGSVPDLSDRFKYPLVEQYLMTKRLSCSMLVFYLICRSLTLLFLILACLYLGYYIRLASLADEFACSINTGILQNDTSFPPSFQCKLVAVGVFQLLSYINLGVYVALVPACVYAALVPMRQSQDFLRPYQLLPTLGVLDFSRRAWDDLGLYLLFLQENLTELKSYKCLKVLEMLKERDDGCDTMLLLQTLGQVKTDTVDGNLAPSSTFSGKKAQNGTEMKEMSPLLQTGDAANSHYLS encoded by the exons ATGGCCATCGCTCATGTGGCTACAGAGTTCGTGTTCTCGGACTTCGTCCTGAAGGATCCGCCGGACGCGGCGCGTTACAGGACGGTCCGTCTGGAGCTGTCGCTGGACAAACTGACGTCGTGCGTCGCGGTCGCGCTGCCGCTCGTCCTGATCAGCCTGGCGTTCGCGCAGGAGGTGTCTGTCG GAACCCAGATCAGTTGTTTCTCTCCCTCAAATTTCTCATGGAGGCAAGCAATGTATGTGGATTCTTTCTGTTGGGCTGCGGTGCAGACACAGCACCTTACAAGTGGAGATGTGGCAGGCCTTCCCCTGTGGTTGCATAAG TTTTTCCCGTATGTGCTGTTGCTGGTGGCGGTGTGTGTTTACTCTCCTGCCCTGTTGTGGCGTTTGTTGGCGGCACCAGCACTCTTCTCTGACCTCACCTTCATCCTGCAAGAACTTGACAGATGTTACAACCGTGCCATCAACCTTGCTTCCAAAGTTGTGACGTCAGACACATATGG ttcAGTACCAGACCTGAGTGACAGATTTAAGTACCCATTGGTGGAGCAGTATCTGATGACGAAGCGCTTGTCCTGCTCCATGCTGGTTTTTTACCTGATCTGCCGCAGCCTCACCTTGCTTTTCCTCATCCTGGCCTGCCTGTACCTGGGATATTATATTCGACTCGCATCACTAGCTGACGAGTTTGCCTGCAGCATCAACACAGGAATCTTACAAAATGACACAAGTTTTCCACCCAGTTTCCAGTGTAAACTTGTAGCAGTGGGCGTGTTCCAGCTGCTCAGCTACATTAATCTGGGTGTCTATGTGGCGCTGGtgcctgcatgtgtgtatgcagcTCTGGTCCCAATGCGGCAGAGCCAGGACTTCCTGCGGCCATACCAGCTCCTGCCCACCCTGGGCGTCCTGGACTTCAGCCGCAGGGCCTGGGACGACCTGGGACTCTACCTGCTGTTCTTGCAGGAGAACCTCACTGAACTGAAGTCCTATAAATGTCTTAAG gtgctggaaatGCTGAAAGAGCGTGATGATGGCTGTGACACGATGCTGCTGCTACAGACACTTGGCCAGGTGAAAACTGACACAGTTGATGGGAATTTGGCTCCATCCTCCACTTTCTCAGGCAAAAAAGCTCAAAATGGCACAGAGATGAAAG aaaTGTCCCCTCTATTGCAAACTGGAGATGCTGCCAACAGTCATTATTTGTCATGA
- the rpap2 gene encoding putative RNA polymerase II subunit B1 CTD phosphatase rpap2 isoform X1, whose product MENRSGKAHQKGCNLANKGIAEDEAKSGNAKRDRLESERRALQVVEHLLDDCVSDEVLIDCAWLITPANYKDTVEERSITRHCGYPVCPNKVENAEKVFGTVHECSVQPTWNCFQPGPDHSFSDTGHPTFHVPFLCTYNSVLLSKVLKQRYKISTKANKVYDITERKYFCSNFCFKASKFFEVQISKTPLWLRKEERPPDIKLLKKGHGGIAGLELKLTDPPVRQADIEEPRPSDALENHSQSSTDSDSADDDEQEFVSSLVAKSTARVHWGETTQDLKYMEDKSEFDAMMSSMVNTAGCKALEDTSQLLSQCKVNVQSSECAQGSEQADCSHQTPDGCLNITQVCMSRRCGVELCRKMKGHGTLANNVRQDLLHNLKVTFTEWKTEETMMFLYGTDETISTLCTLPQYEEDLKINTIQKYKDRATERKEMELRLYCKSNRSAEEENQEEPSKDVKDLPLPPVDPVAQHVRKRIVVDKLNRCLKNIVGPLRISMSEITKDLYCLVRTFRFSSTNIVHKSNEWTLIAVVLLILLGEVLPFLKESLNSPSAVEYISSLIKMMHLSSQNFYSLILIFKPLRSIC is encoded by the exons ATGGAGAACCGCAGTGGGAAAGCGCACCAAAAAG GTTGTAATCTAGCCAACAAAGGAATTGCAGAAGATGAAGCTAAAAG TGGGAATGCCAAGAGGGACAGACTGGAGTCAGAACGAAGAGCATTGCAAGTAGTGGAGCACCTGCTGGATGACTGTGTGTCAGATGAGGTCCTGATTGACTGT gcatGGTTAATTACTCCTGCCAACTATAAGGACACTGTAGAAGAGCGATCAATCACAAGGCATTGTGGATATCCTGTTTGTCCAAATAAAGTTGAAAAT GCAGAAAAAGTATTTGGAACAGTTCATGAATGTTCAGTTCAACCTACTTGGAACTGCTTCCAGCCAGGACCAGACCATTCATTTTCTGACACTGGGCACCCAACATTTCATGTTCCGTTTTTATGTACTTATAACAGTGTGCTTCTTTCAAAGGTACTGAAACAAAGATATAAAATCTCAACCAAGGCAAATAAAGTGTACGACATCACTGAGCGGAAG TACTTTTGCTCAAATTTCTGCTTCAAAGCATCAAAATTTTTTGAAGTTCAAATATCAAAGACTCCCTTATGGTTGCGGAAAGAAGAGAG GCCTCCAGATATTAAACTACTGAAGAAAGGGCATGG AGGCATTGCTGGTTTGGAGTTAAAGTTGACCGACCCACCAGTCAGACAGGCTGACATTGAGGAGCCACGCCCTTCAGATGCCCTTGAAAACCACAGCCAGTCTTCCACAGACAGTGACAgtgctgatgatgatgagcaAGAATTTGTTTCTAGTTTGGTGGCTAAGTCAACAGCTCGAGTGCATTGGGGGGAAACAACCCAGGACCTGAAATACATGGAGGACAAATCTGAGTTTGATGCTATGATGAGCTCCATGGTGAATACAGCAGGATGCAAGGCTCTGGAAGACACCAGTCAGCTGCTCAGTCAGTGCAAAGTAAATGTTCAAAGCTCAGAGTGTGCACAGGGCTCTGAACAAGCTGACTGTAGCCACCAAACTCCTGATGGTTGTCTGAATATCACCCAGGTCTGTATGAGCAGGAGGTGTGGAGTGGAACTCTGCAGAAAAATGAAAGGCCATGGAACATTGGCAAATAATGTCAGACAAGACCTGCTACACAACCTAAAAGTCACTTTTACAGAGTGGAAGACAGAGGAGACCATGATGTTTCTCTATGGTACTGATGAAACAATATCTACCTTATGCACTCTGCCACAGTATGAGGAAGATTTGAAgatcaatacaatacaaaaatacaaagatcGAGCAACTGAGAGAAAGGAGATGGAGCTCAGACTCTACTGCAAGAGCAACAGAAGTGCTGAAGAGGAGAATCAAGAGGAACCTTCAAAG GATGTTAAGGACCTCCCTCTACCACCAGTGGACCCAGTGGCTCAACATGTCCGGAAGCGCATAGTTGTGGACAAACTGAACAGATG CCTAAAGAACATTGTGGGACCTTTGAGAATTTCCATGAGTGAGATCACCAAAGATCTTTACTGCTTGGTTAGAACTTTCAG GTTCTCAAGCACAAACATAGTTCACAAAAGCAATGAATGGACCCTTATTGCAGTGGTACTTCTCATATT ACTTGGGGAGGTCTTGCCATTCTTGAAGGAAAGTCTCAACAGCCCATCTGCAGTTGAATATATCTCATCGCTGATCAAGATGATGCACCTAAGTTCCCAGAACTTCTACAGCCTCATTTTGATCTTCAAGCCACTGAGGTCAATATGTTAA
- the rpap2 gene encoding putative RNA polymerase II subunit B1 CTD phosphatase rpap2 isoform X2 yields MENRSGKAHQKGCNLANKGIAEDEAKSGNAKRDRLESERRALQVVEHLLDDCVSDEVLIDCAWLITPANYKDTVEERSITRHCGYPVCPNKVENVLKQRYKISTKANKVYDITERKYFCSNFCFKASKFFEVQISKTPLWLRKEERPPDIKLLKKGHGGIAGLELKLTDPPVRQADIEEPRPSDALENHSQSSTDSDSADDDEQEFVSSLVAKSTARVHWGETTQDLKYMEDKSEFDAMMSSMVNTAGCKALEDTSQLLSQCKVNVQSSECAQGSEQADCSHQTPDGCLNITQVCMSRRCGVELCRKMKGHGTLANNVRQDLLHNLKVTFTEWKTEETMMFLYGTDETISTLCTLPQYEEDLKINTIQKYKDRATERKEMELRLYCKSNRSAEEENQEEPSKDVKDLPLPPVDPVAQHVRKRIVVDKLNRCLKNIVGPLRISMSEITKDLYCLVRTFRFSSTNIVHKSNEWTLIAVVLLILLGEVLPFLKESLNSPSAVEYISSLIKMMHLSSQNFYSLILIFKPLRSIC; encoded by the exons ATGGAGAACCGCAGTGGGAAAGCGCACCAAAAAG GTTGTAATCTAGCCAACAAAGGAATTGCAGAAGATGAAGCTAAAAG TGGGAATGCCAAGAGGGACAGACTGGAGTCAGAACGAAGAGCATTGCAAGTAGTGGAGCACCTGCTGGATGACTGTGTGTCAGATGAGGTCCTGATTGACTGT gcatGGTTAATTACTCCTGCCAACTATAAGGACACTGTAGAAGAGCGATCAATCACAAGGCATTGTGGATATCCTGTTTGTCCAAATAAAGTTGAAAAT GTACTGAAACAAAGATATAAAATCTCAACCAAGGCAAATAAAGTGTACGACATCACTGAGCGGAAG TACTTTTGCTCAAATTTCTGCTTCAAAGCATCAAAATTTTTTGAAGTTCAAATATCAAAGACTCCCTTATGGTTGCGGAAAGAAGAGAG GCCTCCAGATATTAAACTACTGAAGAAAGGGCATGG AGGCATTGCTGGTTTGGAGTTAAAGTTGACCGACCCACCAGTCAGACAGGCTGACATTGAGGAGCCACGCCCTTCAGATGCCCTTGAAAACCACAGCCAGTCTTCCACAGACAGTGACAgtgctgatgatgatgagcaAGAATTTGTTTCTAGTTTGGTGGCTAAGTCAACAGCTCGAGTGCATTGGGGGGAAACAACCCAGGACCTGAAATACATGGAGGACAAATCTGAGTTTGATGCTATGATGAGCTCCATGGTGAATACAGCAGGATGCAAGGCTCTGGAAGACACCAGTCAGCTGCTCAGTCAGTGCAAAGTAAATGTTCAAAGCTCAGAGTGTGCACAGGGCTCTGAACAAGCTGACTGTAGCCACCAAACTCCTGATGGTTGTCTGAATATCACCCAGGTCTGTATGAGCAGGAGGTGTGGAGTGGAACTCTGCAGAAAAATGAAAGGCCATGGAACATTGGCAAATAATGTCAGACAAGACCTGCTACACAACCTAAAAGTCACTTTTACAGAGTGGAAGACAGAGGAGACCATGATGTTTCTCTATGGTACTGATGAAACAATATCTACCTTATGCACTCTGCCACAGTATGAGGAAGATTTGAAgatcaatacaatacaaaaatacaaagatcGAGCAACTGAGAGAAAGGAGATGGAGCTCAGACTCTACTGCAAGAGCAACAGAAGTGCTGAAGAGGAGAATCAAGAGGAACCTTCAAAG GATGTTAAGGACCTCCCTCTACCACCAGTGGACCCAGTGGCTCAACATGTCCGGAAGCGCATAGTTGTGGACAAACTGAACAGATG CCTAAAGAACATTGTGGGACCTTTGAGAATTTCCATGAGTGAGATCACCAAAGATCTTTACTGCTTGGTTAGAACTTTCAG GTTCTCAAGCACAAACATAGTTCACAAAAGCAATGAATGGACCCTTATTGCAGTGGTACTTCTCATATT ACTTGGGGAGGTCTTGCCATTCTTGAAGGAAAGTCTCAACAGCCCATCTGCAGTTGAATATATCTCATCGCTGATCAAGATGATGCACCTAAGTTCCCAGAACTTCTACAGCCTCATTTTGATCTTCAAGCCACTGAGGTCAATATGTTAA